The Bacteroidota bacterium genome includes a region encoding these proteins:
- the recR gene encoding recombination protein RecR, protein MQFPSQTLEQLVNQFAKFPGIGKKTALRMALFMLKQPDNEVREMGEVISTLKENIKYCQECGNVSDNDICEICADHRRDHTTLCIVEDLRDVIAIENTGQYTGIYHVLGGMIAPADGIGPDDLNMNSLPERIAKNDVKEIVMALNATVEGDTTVFYLSKKLKGTGVNISTLSKGIAVGGELEYADEITLGRSILNRVPYQI, encoded by the coding sequence ATGCAGTTTCCGTCGCAAACACTTGAGCAGTTGGTGAACCAGTTTGCAAAATTCCCCGGCATTGGCAAAAAAACAGCCCTGCGCATGGCGTTGTTTATGCTGAAGCAACCCGATAACGAGGTGCGGGAGATGGGCGAGGTAATCTCTACCCTGAAAGAAAATATTAAATACTGCCAAGAGTGCGGCAATGTGAGCGATAACGACATTTGCGAAATATGCGCCGACCACCGTCGCGATCATACAACCCTTTGTATTGTAGAAGACCTTCGCGACGTGATAGCCATTGAAAACACAGGCCAGTACACAGGCATCTACCACGTGCTGGGCGGCATGATTGCCCCCGCTGACGGTATTGGTCCCGACGACCTAAACATGAATAGCCTGCCCGAACGTATTGCCAAAAACGACGTCAAAGAGATAGTGATGGCACTTAATGCAACCGTTGAAGGCGATACCACCGTGTTTTATCTAAGTAAAAAACTAAAAGGCACGGGTGTAAACATCAGTACGCTTTCCAAAGGCATTGCCGTGGGCGGCGAACTGGAATATGCCGATGAGATTACACTCGGTCGCTCTATACTTAACCGTGTGCCTTACCAAATTTAG
- a CDS encoding glycosyltransferase has product MKLSVIIVNYNVKAFLEQALLSAQKAAQKVPTEIFVVDNDSVDGSVEMVREKFPDVKLIANKKNVGFSAANNQAIVESTGEYVLLLNPDTVVEESTFEKVVAFMDATPDAGGLGVRMIDGKGKFLPESKRGLPTPAVAFYKMCGLSKIFPKSKVFGRYHLKYLSEHETNEVEVLAGAFMLIRKTVLDKIGLLDETFFMYGEDIDLSYRITLAGYKNYYFADTTIIHYKGESTKKTSVNYVFVFYRAMVIFAQKHYKGGNAQLFSLFINVAIWFRAALALCWRFWQRSKYAVIDALILFIGHYYAKEYWENNHKYVLGGEYPLKYLYFNGVLYVALFVLGMYLSGGYHRKHTLKNILQGLFWGTIMISVVYAFLPDSLRFSRALIILDALWGAVFLCGWRLLLHSVRFRNLNYGQQFAYNTIIAGEEEEALRVYDLLKESNAPHTFKGFVSANGPFKDGSRYLGNMNHLKEICEVFDVTEVIFCARDISAETIMGWMSRMDNEQVNFKIVPRNSFYIIGSNSKNTNGELYTVDLKLNIAEPALAANKRVFDIIASVVLVALFPVLGWLMKKPARAFGGLLNVIGGTRSLVGYAPAENMNTLPTIKPGLLSPLDALKGNTHFISAEKLNFFYAKDYSIGNDLNILVKGWRNLTF; this is encoded by the coding sequence GTGAAGTTATCCGTTATCATCGTCAACTATAACGTAAAGGCGTTTTTAGAGCAGGCTTTGCTAAGTGCGCAAAAGGCTGCCCAAAAAGTGCCTACCGAAATATTTGTGGTGGATAACGACTCGGTGGATGGGAGCGTGGAGATGGTTCGCGAAAAATTTCCCGATGTAAAACTCATCGCCAACAAAAAGAACGTAGGATTTTCAGCAGCTAATAACCAAGCCATAGTAGAAAGCACGGGCGAATACGTGCTGTTGTTAAACCCCGATACCGTAGTAGAAGAAAGCACTTTTGAAAAGGTAGTGGCCTTTATGGATGCTACCCCCGATGCGGGTGGATTGGGTGTGCGCATGATTGACGGCAAAGGAAAATTTTTGCCTGAATCAAAACGCGGATTGCCAACTCCGGCAGTTGCATTTTATAAAATGTGCGGCTTATCGAAGATTTTTCCGAAATCGAAAGTTTTTGGCCGTTACCACCTGAAATACCTGAGCGAACACGAAACCAATGAGGTGGAAGTGCTGGCAGGGGCTTTTATGCTGATACGCAAAACCGTATTGGACAAAATAGGCCTGCTGGATGAAACTTTTTTCATGTACGGCGAGGATATAGACCTTAGCTACCGCATCACGCTGGCGGGGTATAAAAACTACTACTTTGCCGATACTACCATCATTCATTACAAAGGCGAAAGCACAAAAAAAACCAGTGTAAACTACGTGTTTGTGTTTTACAGGGCCATGGTAATCTTTGCCCAAAAACACTACAAAGGCGGCAACGCACAGCTGTTTAGCTTGTTTATCAATGTAGCCATTTGGTTCCGTGCTGCACTGGCCTTGTGCTGGCGGTTTTGGCAACGCAGCAAGTATGCTGTAATTGATGCCCTGATACTGTTTATAGGCCACTATTACGCCAAAGAGTATTGGGAAAACAACCACAAATACGTGCTGGGCGGCGAATACCCTTTAAAATACTTGTACTTTAACGGCGTGCTGTACGTTGCCCTGTTTGTGCTGGGTATGTACCTAAGCGGGGGATATCATCGCAAACACACGCTTAAAAACATCTTACAGGGCTTGTTTTGGGGCACCATCATGATAAGTGTGGTGTATGCCTTTTTGCCCGATTCATTGCGTTTCTCACGTGCGCTGATAATACTGGATGCCCTGTGGGGAGCAGTGTTCTTGTGCGGCTGGCGTTTGCTGCTGCATTCGGTACGGTTTCGCAACCTTAACTACGGGCAGCAATTTGCCTACAACACCATTATTGCGGGCGAGGAGGAAGAAGCCTTGCGTGTGTACGACCTGCTTAAAGAAAGCAATGCGCCGCACACGTTTAAGGGTTTTGTGTCGGCCAACGGGCCGTTTAAAGATGGTAGCCGCTATTTGGGCAACATGAACCACCTGAAAGAAATTTGCGAGGTGTTTGATGTGACGGAAGTGATTTTTTGCGCCCGCGATATTTCTGCCGAGACCATTATGGGCTGGATGAGCCGCATGGACAATGAGCAGGTGAATTTTAAAATTGTGCCACGCAACAGCTTTTATATTATTGGCAGCAACAGCAAAAACACCAACGGCGAATTATACACCGTTGATTTGAAACTGAACATTGCCGAGCCGGCTTTGGCAGCCAACAAGCGGGTGTTTGATATTATTGCTTCCGTGGTGTTGGTGGCTTTGTTTCCGGTGTTGGGGTGGTTGATGAAAAAACCTGCCCGCGCTTTTGGCGGATTGCTAAACGTTATCGGGGGTACACGCTCGTTGGTGGGGTATGCTCCTGCCGAAAACATGAATACCTTGCCCACCATAAAGCCCGGTTTGCTTTCGCCGTTAGATGCGCTAAAGGGCAATACCCACTTTATTTCTGCCGAAAAACTGAATTTCTTTTACGCCAAAGACTACTCGATTGGCAACGACCTAAATATCTTGGTGAAGGGGTGGCGTAATCTTACTTTTTGA